A segment of the Salvia hispanica cultivar TCC Black 2014 unplaced genomic scaffold, UniMelb_Shisp_WGS_1.0 HiC_scaffold_1435, whole genome shotgun sequence genome:
GTGAACTGTACGAATGACCTTTGTTATTTTCTACAAGGAACtctatcaatttaataataatttgggGATTTCTTGTATAAAAGTGACAACCACTCTTGTGTTGGATGAAATGttaattacttcctccgtgCATGAAAATAGTATCAATATGATCTCTAAATTCTTTTATAAGACAATGAATCTATCATCTTCAAAATATCTTCACGTAGGTACTTTGCACCGCTCAATTGAAGTTCGGTAGAGAAAATTATAGTTGTTTTACGAAAGTTGTGCATTATAGTTAACTAGTAATAGAATTTTGGTGAAAACTTGGGATATAAGGATATACATGCCTTTCGAAGCCCAATCTTTTCCTACTTGAGATAACTTCAAGAATTCAAATCCTATGAGATCTAGACCTTTTTCACCTTTATAAAAAGGGTCCTTTGGGTTCATAATTTACATCTTTTTTTCAATCTCCCATTCCatcatatttttctcttattttatttttatcttacaCTCCCAGACGGAGAACCCAGGGATCCACACAAGAAAGAATCGAAACTGGTCTTTATCCCATCCAACAGAATATTTGTCCACGGTGGTATTTGTATTTAGGCCATGCGTGGCTAATTTTTTGGATTACTTCTAATTTGTAGTATGAATTGTCTGGATTTTAATTCTCTAGACGATGAATTTCCTATTTCTagcaatttaattcttttttttttatggagtTGATTAAATCGATAGCGTTCTTTGTAGAAAATAACAAAGGTAATTGGCACAGTTTACCAAAGAATAACTGATCGAATAAttgaatcaataataaaattaaaagttctAAGCTAGTACTATTTGATTGAGTCTATCCCCTTCATTATTACAACGGTTAGCATTGTTATTGTATGAAAACAAGAGTCTCACTGGTCTTTTTCATTCAGCAGCTCAAGACTTGATACTAGCAACATCTTTATTAGACCTGTTGTACTTCATATGGCTCTTGACTAGTTGGCCGGCTGCGATGGCAGACATGAGAGACAATTCTCCTGCAAGAACTGAGCCGGCGACAATGGTTGCCAAAAGGCGGGCGTTGGATCCAGGAGCCTCCTTATTGGCTCCCTTGACACCGAGCAGATTGAGGCAAGCGGACTGAGAGGCGAGTTGAGTCCCACCACCTACGGTCCCAACCTCAATACAAGGCATGGTGACAGAGACGTGAAGGTCCTTGCCATCGTTGACAGCTTCCATCATGGTTATGCAGTGGGAGCTCTCAATGTTTTGTGCTGGATCCTGTCCGGTGGCTATGTAGATTGCAGAGACAATGTTGCTAGCATGAGCATTGAAGCCCCCAAGAGCTCCAGCCACGGCAGAGCCAGTGAGATTCTTGAGCATGTTAAGCTCCACCAAGGAAGCAACATCAGTCTTGAGCACCTTATTGACAATGTCTCCTTGGATTACGGCCTCACACACAACTGACTTGCCACGGCCCTCAATCCAGTTGACTGCAGCAGGCTTCTTATCGGAGCAGTAGTTTCCAGAAATACCCATGACATCCATATCAGGGAACTGGTTGGTAAGGAAGTCCAAGGTGTTTTGAACACCCTTAGAAACCATATTCATTCCCATGGCGTCGCCCGTGCTGCATGAGAATCGAATGTAGAGATTCTTGCCAGCGACGGCGCATTTGATGCTCTGCAGCCTGCCGAATCTGCTGGAGCTGTTGAAGACGAGGGAGAGGGTCTCAAAATTAAGAGGATCTTCAAGGAAAAGCTTAAGCTCAGCAGCCCTCTTGGCAGAGCCGAAGCGGACGACAGGAGCCCTTGTCATGGCGTCTCTGTAAAGGGAGCTGGTGGCCCCTCCGGAGGCATATATAGCTTTACACCCTCTGTTGGTGCTGGCTACTAAACAGCCCTCTGTGGTCGCCATTGGAACAGAGTACTCACATTCGTCCAACAACAGCGGCCCAGCAATGCCCACTGGAATCTGCACATACCCCACTGGCATTTCACAGCACTGTCCAAGGATCGACTCGTAATCCAAGCCCTCCAAGGGAAGCCCCTCCAGGGATTTTCCTGTGATGCGTTGCAATGCCTCGCGGCGGATGGCGGCCGCACGGTGGCAGTCTCCCAGCTTTGATTCTAGAGCATAAGAGGGGATCTTCCCCTCCACCACCGACTTGATAATTTCCTCGTCGTCGGCGCTAACCTCAGTCTTCTTAAGAATATCATCATCGGATTTGGGAGCGGGAGCGGCAGCGCAGGGGAGTTTTGGTGAATCTTCCTTCACCATCAAGCGGTCGAATTCTTCCTCGTCATCTTCTTCGTCAATTGGAGCGCGGGGAATGACGATGGACTGGACGAAGCCGATGCCGAAGAAGCCAACAAGGTAGATGAATGAGGCCACGAACGTCACGATGGCTCCAATATCAGACAGACTAACCACGTGGAGAGGTGTTGAGTTACGGATCTTTTCCCGCCACCGGAGAAGCAGAAAGTATACCACCGAGAAGAACACAGTGAAGAAGAAGGCGTTTGTCAGGTATACTGGTACTGATACGGCGTCGGATGCCTTCTCATCAGCGGCTGCGGCTTTGGCTTTAGACTTTGACTGGTGGAGGCGGCCttccatttttgaataatgTTTAGAGGTATGTTTGTGTGTTGCAGAGAAAGGGAGTGCAGAGTAGGCCGGACTGCACTGCTAACGCTGCTTTAAGTGGAAATTTTTGGTGtggattgaattgaattgaatgcTTAATGATGATCTACTTATACTATGATGAATATGTGGTCAAAAGGAAGGTGCTGAGCT
Coding sequences within it:
- the LOC125198417 gene encoding 3-hydroxy-3-methylglutaryl-coenzyme A reductase-like, with the protein product MEGRLHQSKSKAKAAAADEKASDAVSVPVYLTNAFFFTVFFSVVYFLLLRWREKIRNSTPLHVVSLSDIGAIVTFVASFIYLVGFFGIGFVQSIVIPRAPIDEEDDEEEFDRLMVKEDSPKLPCAAAPAPKSDDDILKKTEVSADDEEIIKSVVEGKIPSYALESKLGDCHRAAAIRREALQRITGKSLEGLPLEGLDYESILGQCCEMPVGYVQIPVGIAGPLLLDECEYSVPMATTEGCLVASTNRGCKAIYASGGATSSLYRDAMTRAPVVRFGSAKRAAELKLFLEDPLNFETLSLVFNSSSRFGRLQSIKCAVAGKNLYIRFSCSTGDAMGMNMVSKGVQNTLDFLTNQFPDMDVMGISGNYCSDKKPAAVNWIEGRGKSVVCEAVIQGDIVNKVLKTDVASLVELNMLKNLTGSAVAGALGGFNAHASNIVSAIYIATGQDPAQNIESSHCITMMEAVNDGKDLHVSVTMPCIEVGTVGGGTQLASQSACLNLLGVKGANKEAPGSNARLLATIVAGSVLAGELSLMSAIAAGQLVKSHMKYNRSNKDVASIKS